One window of Chloroflexus aggregans DSM 9485 genomic DNA carries:
- a CDS encoding RNA polymerase sigma factor, whose product MHSPTHSTIVTGLRQRDPQIIGWLYTTYAPRLIGYFSRRLRDPDLARDLHHELFLRLLERAPTFTDRGVPIEAWLFRLAHDLVVDTHRRAGRTVPLTEAAHPAADDDVTITCLHAADQAALHQALTTLPLTYRRVLTLRFCDNCSLADTALQLGLSLSATKALQRRAIACLRALLSPPMA is encoded by the coding sequence ATGCATTCCCCTACTCATTCCACCATCGTGACCGGGCTTCGACAGCGCGACCCGCAGATTATCGGCTGGCTCTACACGACCTACGCCCCGCGCCTCATTGGCTACTTCAGCCGTCGCCTGCGCGACCCCGACCTCGCCCGCGACCTGCACCACGAATTGTTCCTGCGGCTGCTCGAACGCGCCCCCACCTTCACCGACCGGGGCGTGCCCATCGAGGCGTGGCTTTTTCGCCTCGCCCACGACCTCGTCGTCGATACCCACCGGCGTGCCGGGCGGACCGTCCCGCTGACCGAGGCCGCGCATCCTGCCGCCGACGACGATGTCACCATCACCTGCCTCCACGCCGCCGACCAGGCTGCGCTCCACCAGGCCCTCACCACACTGCCCCTGACCTATCGGCGCGTGCTTACCTTGCGCTTTTGCGACAACTGCTCGCTCGCCGATACCGCGCTTCAGCTCGGTCTCTCCCTCTCGGCCACTAAGGCCCTCCAACGTCGCGCCATCGCTTGCCTCCGCGCTCTCCTCTCCCCGCCGATGGCGTGA
- a CDS encoding RNA polymerase sigma factor: MGWWFHALSALLIATLTYLQTEIGVTLTLPALVVTEQVRWFSVPKTRWGCSPDDDVIITCLHAADQVALHQAITTLPLTYRRVLTLRFRDHCSLADTALQLGRSLSATKALQRRAIARLRALLVTAPDDVPPSLPPYSPPMA, from the coding sequence GTGGGATGGTGGTTTCACGCCCTATCCGCCCTGCTCATCGCGACGCTGACCTACCTCCAAACCGAGATTGGCGTCACTCTCACGCTTCCTGCACTCGTTGTCACAGAGCAAGTGCGCTGGTTTTCAGTCCCAAAGACGAGATGGGGTTGCTCCCCCGACGACGATGTCATCATCACCTGCCTCCACGCCGCCGACCAGGTCGCGCTCCACCAGGCCATTACCACGCTGCCCCTGACCTACCGGCGTGTGCTCACCTTGCGCTTTCGCGACCACTGCTCGCTTGCCGATACCGCGCTTCAGCTCGGTCGCTCTCTCTCAGCCACTAAGGCCCTCCAACGTCGCGCCATCGCTCGCCTCCGGGCTCTCCTCGTCACTGCCCCCGACGATGTTCCTCCATCCCTCCCCCCGTACTCCCCGCCGATGGCGTGA
- a CDS encoding RNA polymerase sigma factor gives MHSPTHSTIVTGLHQRDPQIIGWLYTTYAPRLIGYFSRRLRDPDLARDLYHELFLRLLERAPTFTDRGVPIEAWLFRLVHDLVVDTHRRAGRSVPLTEAAHPAADDDVIITCLHAADQVALHQAITTLPLTYRRVLTLRFRDHCSLADTALQLGRSLSATKALQRRAIARLRAILSPPMA, from the coding sequence ATGCATTCCCCTACTCATTCCACCATCGTGACCGGACTTCACCAGCGCGACCCGCAGATCATCGGCTGGCTCTACACGACCTACGCCCCGCGCCTTATTGGCTACTTCAGCCGTCGTCTGCGTGACCCCGACCTCGCCCGCGACCTGTACCACGAATTGTTCCTGCGTCTGCTCGAGCGCGCCCCCACCTTCACCGACCGGGGCGTGCCCATCGAGGCGTGGCTTTTTCGTCTCGTCCACGACCTCGTCGTTGATACGCATCGGCGTGCCGGGCGGAGCGTCCCCCTGACCGAGGCCGCGCATCCTGCCGCCGACGACGATGTCATCATCACCTGCCTCCACGCCGCCGACCAGGTCGCGCTCCACCAGGCCATTACCACGCTGCCCCTGACCTACCGGCGTGTGCTCACCTTGCGCTTTCGCGACCACTGCTCGCTTGCCGATACCGCGCTTCAGCTCGGTCGCTCTCTCTCAGCCACTAAGGCCCTCCAACGTCGCGCCATCGCGCGCCTTCGCGCAATCCTCTCCCCGCCGATGGCGTGA
- a CDS encoding RNA polymerase sigma factor, whose product MQPPTHHTIVTGLHQRDPQIIGWLYTTYAPRLIGYFTRRLRDPDLARDLYHELFLRLLERAPTFTDRGVPIEAWLFRLVHDLVVDTHRRAGRSVPLTDAAHSAADDAVTLTCLHAADRAALHQAITTLPFAYQHVLTLRFRDHCSLADTALQLGRSLSATKALQRRAIARLRAILSPPMA is encoded by the coding sequence ATGCAGCCCCCTACTCATCACACCATCGTGACCGGACTTCATCAGCGCGACCCGCAGATCATCGGCTGGCTCTACACGACCTACGCCCCGCGCCTTATTGGCTATTTCACCCGTCGTCTGCGTGACCCCGACCTCGCCCGCGACCTGTACCACGAATTGTTTCTGCGTCTGCTCGAGCGCGCCCCCACCTTCACCGACCGGGGCGTGCCCATCGAGGCGTGGCTTTTTCGCCTCGTCCACGACCTCGTCGTTGATACGCATCGGCGTGCCGGGCGGAGCGTCCCCCTGACCGACGCGGCGCACTCCGCCGCTGACGATGCTGTTACCCTTACCTGCCTCCACGCTGCCGACCGCGCCGCCCTGCACCAGGCCATCACCACGCTGCCCTTTGCCTACCAGCACGTTCTCACCTTGCGCTTTCGCGACCACTGTTCGCTTGCCGATACCGCGCTTCAGCTCGGTCGCTCTCTCTCAGCCACTAAGGCCCTCCAACGTCGCGCCATCGCGCGCCTTCGCGCAATCCTCTCCCCGCCGATGGCGTGA
- a CDS encoding RNA polymerase sigma factor, with amino-acid sequence MHSPTHSTIVTGLHQRDPQIIGWLYTTYAPRLIGYFSRRLRDPDLARDLHHELFLRLLERAPTFADRGVPIEAWLFRLAHDLVVDTHRRAGRTVPLTEAAHPAADDDVTITCLHAADQAALYQAITTLPLTYRRVLTLRFCDNCSLADTALQLGLSLSATKALQRRAIARLRALLVTAPDDVPPSLPPYSPPMA; translated from the coding sequence ATGCATTCCCCTACTCATTCCACCATCGTGACCGGACTTCACCAGCGCGACCCGCAGATCATCGGCTGGCTCTACACGACCTACGCCCCGCGCCTTATTGGCTACTTCAGCCGTCGCCTGCGCGACCCCGACCTTGCCCGCGACCTGCACCACGAATTGTTCTTGCGGCTGCTCGAACGCGCCCCCACCTTCGCCGACCGGGGCGTTCCCATCGAGGCGTGGCTTTTTCGCCTTGCCCACGACCTCGTGGTCGATACCCACCGGCGTGCCGGGCGGACCGTCCCGCTGACCGAGGCCGCGCATCCTGCCGCCGACGACGATGTCACCATCACCTGCCTCCACGCCGCCGACCAGGCTGCGCTCTACCAGGCCATCACCACGCTGCCCCTGACCTACCGGCGTGTGCTCACCTTGCGCTTTTGCGACAACTGCTCGCTCGCCGATACCGCGCTTCAGCTTGGTCTCTCCCTCTCGGCCACTAAGGCCCTCCAACGTCGCGCCATCGCTCGCCTCCGGGCTCTCCTCGTCACTGCCCCCGACGATGTTCCTCCATCCCTCCCCCCGTACTCCCCGCCGATGGCGTGA
- a CDS encoding RNA polymerase sigma factor, whose protein sequence is MHSPTHSTIVTGLHRRDPQIIGWLYTTYAPRLIGYFSRRLRDPDLARDLHHELFLRLLERAPTFADRGVPIEAWLFRLAHDLVVDTHRRAGRTVPLTEAAYPAADDDVTITCLHAADQAALHQALTTLPLTYRRVLTLRFCDNCSLADTALQLGLSLSATKALQRRAIARLRALLSPPMA, encoded by the coding sequence ATGCATTCCCCTACTCATTCCACCATCGTGACCGGGCTTCACCGGCGCGACCCGCAGATTATCGGCTGGCTCTACACGACCTACGCCCCGCGCCTCATTGGCTACTTCAGCCGTCGCCTGCGCGACCCCGACCTTGCCCGCGACCTGCACCACGAATTGTTCTTGCGGCTGCTCGAACGCGCCCCCACCTTCGCCGACCGGGGCGTTCCCATCGAGGCGTGGCTTTTTCGCCTTGCCCACGACCTCGTGGTCGATACCCACCGGCGTGCCGGGCGGACCGTCCCGCTGACCGAGGCCGCGTATCCTGCCGCCGACGACGATGTCACCATCACCTGCCTCCACGCCGCCGACCAGGCTGCGCTCCACCAGGCCCTCACCACGCTGCCCCTGACCTACCGGCGTGTGCTCACCTTGCGCTTTTGCGACAACTGCTCGCTCGCCGATACCGCGCTTCAGCTCGGTCTCTCCCTCTCGGCCACTAAGGCCCTCCAACGTCGCGCCATCGCTCGCCTCCGGGCTCTCCTCTCCCCGCCGATGGCGTGA
- a CDS encoding PD-(D/E)XK nuclease family protein → MTIDREQLRELILQELPALFERDPELQRLILRLSQQYFADRRETESRFDQILEELRRDREEQSRRWAEQMRLWEGQDRRWEEQDRRWEEQSRRWAEQMRLWEGQDRRWEEQDRWWEEQSRRWAEQMRLWEEQDRRWEEQSRRWAEQMRLWEEQDRRWEEQSRRWAEQMRLWEEQSRRWEEQNRRWEENQSVIRELIKRVDVLDRRFDSTIGALGARWGLSSEQSFRSALRGILTDFFPLEVIHINEYDDSGEVFGRPEHIELDLIIKNGVLLICEIKSSMSKADMYLFERKARWYQQRYGRTAQQLIVISPMVDPAAHKVAERLGIVVYSFPEDVGKAITES, encoded by the coding sequence ATGACGATCGATCGCGAACAACTGCGCGAACTCATCTTGCAAGAACTACCGGCGCTCTTCGAGCGTGATCCGGAGTTGCAGCGCTTAATTTTGCGGCTGTCGCAACAATATTTTGCTGACCGCCGTGAAACAGAGAGTCGATTTGATCAAATTCTCGAAGAGCTACGCCGTGATCGCGAAGAGCAGTCACGACGTTGGGCAGAACAAATGCGGTTATGGGAAGGGCAAGATCGGCGATGGGAAGAGCAAGATCGGCGGTGGGAAGAGCAAAGTCGCCGTTGGGCAGAACAAATGCGGTTATGGGAAGGGCAAGATCGGCGATGGGAAGAGCAAGATCGGTGGTGGGAAGAGCAAAGTCGCCGCTGGGCAGAACAAATGCGGTTATGGGAAGAGCAAGATCGGCGGTGGGAAGAGCAAAGTCGCCGCTGGGCAGAACAAATGCGGTTATGGGAAGAGCAAGATCGGCGGTGGGAAGAGCAAAGTCGCCGCTGGGCAGAACAAATGCGGTTATGGGAAGAGCAAAGTCGGCGGTGGGAAGAGCAAAATCGCCGGTGGGAAGAAAATCAGAGTGTGATCCGCGAACTTATCAAGAGAGTAGATGTACTTGATCGTCGGTTCGATTCGACCATAGGTGCATTAGGCGCACGCTGGGGGTTATCTTCCGAACAATCTTTTCGGAGTGCGCTTCGAGGTATTTTGACCGATTTCTTCCCGCTTGAGGTAATTCACATCAATGAGTATGATGATAGCGGTGAGGTGTTCGGTCGTCCTGAACACATTGAACTAGATCTAATAATTAAAAATGGTGTTTTGCTTATTTGTGAGATTAAATCTTCAATGAGCAAAGCTGACATGTATTTGTTTGAACGCAAAGCGCGTTGGTATCAACAACGCTATGGCCGAACAGCGCAACAACTTATTGTGATTTCGCCGATGGTCGACCCAGCAGCGCATAAAGTGGCCGAACGTTTAGGGATTGTCGTGTATAGTTTTCCTGAAGATGTAGGTAAAGCTATTACAGAATCGTAA
- a CDS encoding ATP-binding protein — MTDEIYPFPLLAMVGQTELKTALILGLINPQIGGILISGPYGVGKTTAVRSLLDLMPFVTRDATTSNGKPLIERMRLIELPLNARLEDVVGGINERIALEQRIVRLEEGILARAHGNVLYVDEINLLDQAVVDAILDAAAQGRTFVRRGAMIRLFPSQFILIGSMNPEEGALRPQILDRFGLRVWVAPVADHRARLEIYRRARDFRNDPAGFRQVYAAQTTALAEEIMIAREILPHVTIPPELEEQALALVQRLQIPSHRAEIALLEGARARAAADFRNTVNAEDIRRIAPLALTWRHSDWFERHTANVHTEQATINAALDELFPVSETPRRRGRRSTMRQIEDSAMDNH; from the coding sequence ATGACAGACGAGATCTATCCCTTTCCGCTGTTGGCGATGGTCGGTCAGACCGAACTAAAGACGGCGCTCATCCTTGGATTGATCAACCCCCAAATCGGTGGCATTCTGATAAGCGGTCCCTACGGTGTCGGTAAGACGACCGCGGTCCGCAGCCTCCTCGATCTTATGCCATTTGTCACGCGCGACGCAACCACAAGCAATGGTAAGCCCCTTATAGAACGGATGCGGTTGATCGAATTACCGCTCAATGCTCGACTTGAAGATGTTGTCGGGGGGATCAACGAGCGGATCGCACTTGAACAGCGGATCGTTCGTCTTGAAGAGGGAATTCTCGCCCGTGCGCACGGTAATGTTCTCTACGTCGATGAGATTAACCTGCTTGATCAGGCCGTGGTAGATGCCATCCTCGACGCTGCAGCACAGGGTCGTACCTTTGTACGCCGTGGCGCGATGATCCGACTCTTTCCCAGTCAGTTTATATTGATCGGGTCTATGAACCCAGAAGAGGGTGCATTACGCCCGCAAATCCTCGATCGCTTTGGTTTACGAGTATGGGTTGCCCCGGTTGCCGATCATCGTGCTCGGCTAGAAATCTACCGGCGGGCACGCGATTTTCGGAACGATCCGGCGGGATTCCGACAAGTCTATGCTGCCCAGACCACGGCTCTCGCTGAAGAGATTATGATTGCCCGTGAGATACTCCCCCATGTGACGATTCCGCCAGAATTGGAGGAACAGGCGCTGGCATTAGTACAGCGTTTACAAATTCCATCACACCGCGCCGAAATCGCACTGCTCGAGGGAGCAAGAGCACGTGCTGCCGCCGATTTTCGCAATACCGTTAATGCCGAAGATATTCGGCGGATTGCACCGTTGGCGCTTACGTGGCGGCATAGTGACTGGTTTGAACGGCACACTGCCAATGTACACACCGAGCAGGCTACGATCAATGCAGCCCTTGATGAACTATTTCCGGTGAGTGAGACACCACGTCGGCGGGGGCGACGCAGCACGATGCGTCAGATAGAAGATTCGGCGATGGATAACCACTAG
- a CDS encoding DUF503 domain-containing protein, with the protein MIIGSCTIHLHIATAQSLKEKRQVLRSLISRIRNEFNVSVAEVDDQDRWQSAILGVAVVATDQVHAQRQLEAVVSFIERQRPDCPLLNYAIEML; encoded by the coding sequence ATGATTATCGGTTCTTGTACTATCCACCTGCACATCGCTACTGCTCAATCGCTGAAAGAGAAACGTCAGGTGTTGCGCTCGCTCATTTCGCGTATCCGCAACGAGTTTAACGTGTCGGTTGCCGAAGTTGATGATCAGGATCGATGGCAGAGTGCGATCCTCGGTGTAGCGGTAGTTGCTACCGATCAGGTCCACGCGCAGCGTCAGCTTGAAGCAGTGGTCAGTTTCATTGAACGGCAGCGTCCCGATTGCCCACTCCTGAATTACGCAATCGAAATGCTATAA
- a CDS encoding LON peptidase substrate-binding domain-containing protein — protein MEQTLPLFPLGTLLFPGSLLSLHIFEERYRLMIGRCLATQQPFGIVLLRRGHEVIEGRRMAIAPEPYDVGTVAVIQEHLRLEDGRYLLQVIGQQRFRIVQIVEQTPYLVAQVKLLSDHVDGQTLAAANELRTTYQRYWERVATITGAEIDVEPLPLEPVKLSYLLADRLQIDPVQKQRWLEANVTERLRSLNKALRTELAILPRGPQRFDPRNMFGSWNSLN, from the coding sequence ATGGAACAGACTTTACCGTTATTTCCCCTCGGCACGCTCCTCTTCCCCGGTAGCTTGTTGAGTCTGCATATTTTTGAAGAGCGTTACCGACTGATGATCGGACGGTGTTTGGCGACCCAGCAGCCGTTTGGTATTGTGTTACTGCGGCGTGGGCACGAGGTCATCGAAGGTCGCCGAATGGCAATTGCCCCCGAACCGTATGACGTCGGAACGGTTGCCGTGATTCAAGAGCATCTCCGCCTTGAAGATGGGCGTTACTTGCTCCAAGTTATCGGTCAGCAGCGCTTCCGGATCGTACAAATTGTTGAACAAACGCCTTATCTTGTGGCACAGGTTAAACTGCTATCGGATCACGTTGATGGGCAGACACTCGCTGCAGCCAATGAGTTACGCACTACCTACCAACGTTACTGGGAACGAGTCGCGACCATTACCGGTGCCGAGATCGATGTTGAACCATTGCCACTCGAACCGGTAAAGTTAAGTTATCTCCTCGCCGACCGTCTACAAATCGATCCGGTCCAGAAGCAACGTTGGCTCGAAGCAAATGTCACCGAGCGTTTACGCAGTCTGAACAAAGCTCTCCGCACTGAATTAGCGATCTTGCCACGCGGACCACAGCGGTTTGATCCGCGCAATATGTTCGGGAGTTGGAATAGTCTGAATTAG
- the argJ gene encoding bifunctional glutamate N-acetyltransferase/amino-acid acetyltransferase ArgJ → MNFTIFEDGHIASPTGFRATGISAGLKEGSKARDLALIYSQYPCRAAALFTTSVFKAAPVFLSQAILLRNHDAIRAVLINAGQANAGTGQAGLNDAIECAKITADELEIPRDSVLLMSTGLIGVPLPMQRMRNGIRRAVSELDSNGGRRAALAILTTDTRPKERVLRVSLRNGPRFTLAGMAKGTRMIHPRLATVLVLITTDLAISQPLLQRALHHSVERSFNRLNIDGDRSPNDSVIMLANGAIDHPPITDSSTWEYGVFQEALDYLCADLAGQIVRDAAGSGKVIKVVVQGAPDGAMAQTIANAVARSGSVRAACRRNSSDWGALLAAIGASAVELRPDLLDLQIGTVPVMTRGTPVPFDPTTLVQAMSGPEVELIIDLNLGPAETTVWTCTWTDG, encoded by the coding sequence ATGAATTTCACAATCTTTGAAGATGGACACATCGCTAGCCCGACCGGTTTTCGTGCAACCGGTATCTCGGCTGGGCTGAAAGAGGGGAGCAAGGCGCGCGATCTGGCTCTCATCTATTCACAGTATCCGTGTCGTGCAGCAGCCCTCTTCACAACCAGTGTCTTCAAAGCGGCTCCCGTTTTTCTCAGCCAAGCGATTTTGTTGCGTAACCACGATGCTATCCGTGCTGTGTTGATTAACGCCGGGCAGGCTAATGCTGGTACCGGTCAGGCCGGTCTGAATGATGCTATCGAGTGCGCCAAAATCACGGCTGATGAACTGGAGATACCACGCGACTCTGTTTTACTTATGTCAACAGGATTGATAGGTGTGCCGTTGCCGATGCAGCGGATGCGCAACGGGATTCGGCGGGCGGTGAGCGAACTCGATAGTAACGGTGGTCGGCGTGCAGCCCTCGCTATTCTAACGACCGATACTCGTCCGAAAGAACGGGTCTTGCGTGTGTCATTGCGGAACGGCCCCCGTTTTACGCTCGCCGGTATGGCGAAGGGCACCCGTATGATCCACCCTCGCCTGGCAACGGTGCTGGTCCTGATCACGACCGATCTCGCTATCAGTCAGCCCCTCTTGCAACGTGCCCTCCATCACAGTGTTGAGCGTTCGTTCAACCGACTGAATATCGACGGGGATCGTAGCCCCAATGATAGCGTGATAATGTTGGCCAACGGTGCTATCGATCATCCACCGATCACCGACTCGAGTACGTGGGAATATGGCGTTTTTCAAGAAGCACTCGATTATCTCTGCGCCGATCTCGCCGGACAGATCGTGCGTGATGCCGCCGGTTCTGGTAAAGTAATAAAGGTAGTTGTACAGGGCGCACCGGACGGAGCAATGGCTCAGACCATTGCCAACGCCGTCGCACGTTCTGGTTCGGTGCGCGCTGCTTGCCGGCGTAATTCCTCCGATTGGGGTGCGTTATTGGCGGCAATTGGTGCAAGCGCTGTCGAATTACGACCCGATTTGCTCGATTTGCAAATCGGGACGGTGCCGGTGATGACACGCGGTACGCCGGTACCTTTCGACCCAACGACACTAGTACAAGCAATGTCTGGTCCAGAAGTTGAGTTGATAATCGACCTCAACCTCGGGCCGGCGGAAACGACCGTCTGGACCTGTACGTGGACGGATGGATGA
- a CDS encoding class I SAM-dependent rRNA methyltransferase has translation MVTVTVHSGRERPIIQRHPWVFSGAIAAVRGNPAPGEVVEVYSQDGSWLARGFWSSSSQLRVRLATWDATQPLDETWLRDTIARAVSGRERWLIDPAIACRLVFSESDGLPGLIVDRYGCYLVIQLLTQAMAVRAEQVVAALIDLLAPRGIYERSDADVREKEDLPIVAGLRWGEQPPRMPVRPISALGQMATGLRMFADVTTGQKTGIYLDQAINHARVGAYCNGAEVLDCFSYAGGFALAAARAGACRLTLVDASADALALAGENLRLNKLTTSAEFVVGDAFHILRQYRNEQRQFDVVILDPPKFAYQQTHLQRATRGYKDINLQALHLIRPGGILATFSCSGLVSADLFQKVVFGAAVDAGRDVQILERLTQAPDHPVLLSFPEAEYLKGFICRVW, from the coding sequence ATGGTAACTGTTACAGTTCATTCAGGTCGTGAACGACCGATCATTCAACGACATCCTTGGGTATTTTCCGGCGCTATCGCTGCTGTGCGCGGTAATCCCGCCCCCGGCGAGGTGGTCGAGGTGTACAGTCAAGACGGCAGTTGGTTGGCGCGGGGGTTTTGGAGCAGTAGCTCGCAGTTGCGAGTGCGTCTCGCAACCTGGGACGCTACCCAGCCTCTCGATGAGACGTGGCTGCGTGACACGATTGCCCGCGCCGTGAGTGGCCGGGAGCGCTGGTTAATCGATCCGGCGATCGCTTGCCGCCTCGTCTTTAGTGAGTCGGATGGGTTGCCCGGCCTGATTGTTGACCGGTATGGTTGCTATCTGGTCATTCAATTGCTTACCCAAGCTATGGCAGTACGTGCTGAGCAGGTGGTGGCCGCACTCATTGATCTGTTAGCCCCCCGCGGGATTTACGAACGTAGCGATGCGGATGTGCGCGAAAAGGAAGATTTACCAATAGTCGCCGGGTTGCGTTGGGGCGAACAACCACCGCGCATGCCGGTACGTCCAATTAGTGCCCTTGGTCAGATGGCAACCGGTCTCCGCATGTTTGCTGATGTGACAACCGGCCAAAAGACCGGGATTTATCTCGATCAAGCAATTAACCACGCGCGGGTTGGTGCCTACTGTAATGGAGCTGAAGTGCTCGACTGCTTTTCTTACGCTGGCGGCTTTGCCCTAGCCGCTGCCCGTGCCGGGGCGTGTCGGCTAACCCTCGTTGATGCTAGTGCTGATGCGCTGGCACTCGCCGGCGAAAATCTGCGTCTCAATAAACTCACTACTTCGGCAGAGTTTGTCGTCGGCGATGCTTTTCACATACTACGCCAGTATCGCAATGAACAGCGTCAATTTGATGTGGTGATCCTCGATCCGCCGAAGTTCGCTTATCAACAAACACATCTGCAACGGGCTACCCGCGGTTACAAAGATATTAACTTACAAGCATTACATCTGATTCGACCGGGTGGCATTCTGGCGACGTTTAGCTGCTCGGGGCTTGTCTCTGCCGATCTTTTTCAGAAGGTCGTCTTTGGCGCGGCTGTTGATGCCGGACGCGATGTCCAAATTCTTGAGCGGCTTACCCAGGCTCCCGATCATCCGGTCTTACTTAGCTTTCCTGAAGCTGAATATCTCAAAGGTTTTATCTGTCGAGTGTGGTAA
- a CDS encoding aldo/keto reductase, translating to MQYTRFGTTGMHVSRICLGCMSYGSPTWREWVLDEAASRPFIFRALELGINFFDTADMYSLGMSEEILGRAIRDSGVRRDELVIATKVYQPMSDRPNDRGLSRKHIMQAIDASLRRLGMDYVDLYQIHRWDYETPIEETLEALNDVVRAGKALYIGASSMFAWQLAKALCIQERRGWARFVSMQNHLNLVYREEEREMLPLCRDAGLAVIPWSPLARGFLAGNRPQGTGAATVRGRSDTISHAMYDASDYVIVERVSEIARERGVSNAQIALAWLFHKPEVTAPIIGATKMYQLEEAVAALEIQLTPEEIQRLEEPYRPKPIRGHA from the coding sequence ATGCAATACACCCGCTTCGGCACAACCGGTATGCACGTCTCGCGGATTTGTCTCGGCTGTATGAGCTATGGTTCGCCGACATGGCGCGAATGGGTACTCGATGAAGCCGCTAGTCGTCCATTTATCTTTCGCGCCTTAGAATTGGGCATCAACTTTTTCGATACTGCCGATATGTACTCGCTGGGGATGAGTGAAGAAATTCTCGGCCGCGCCATCCGCGATTCTGGGGTACGTCGCGATGAGTTGGTTATCGCAACCAAAGTTTATCAGCCGATGAGCGATCGCCCGAACGATCGCGGTCTTTCCCGCAAACATATTATGCAGGCAATTGACGCCTCTCTGCGCCGGTTAGGGATGGATTATGTCGACTTGTACCAGATTCATCGCTGGGATTACGAAACACCCATTGAAGAGACGCTGGAAGCGCTGAACGATGTCGTGCGCGCCGGAAAAGCTCTCTATATCGGTGCATCGAGTATGTTTGCGTGGCAATTAGCCAAGGCCTTATGTATCCAAGAACGACGCGGTTGGGCACGGTTCGTTTCGATGCAAAACCATCTCAACCTCGTCTACCGTGAAGAAGAGCGTGAGATGCTCCCGCTATGCCGTGATGCGGGACTAGCAGTGATTCCATGGAGTCCACTGGCACGTGGTTTCTTAGCCGGTAATCGGCCACAAGGTACCGGCGCTGCGACGGTGCGAGGTCGCTCAGATACCATCTCGCACGCGATGTACGATGCCAGCGATTATGTAATTGTCGAGCGGGTGAGTGAGATTGCTCGGGAGCGTGGGGTGAGCAATGCCCAGATCGCGCTGGCATGGCTGTTCCACAAACCCGAAGTGACGGCACCGATTATCGGGGCAACTAAGATGTATCAGCTCGAAGAGGCAGTCGCAGCCCTCGAAATCCAGCTCACACCGGAAGAAATTCAGCGATTAGAAGAGCCGTATCGGCCTAAACCGATCCGGGGGCATGCGTAA